One genomic window of Arthrobacter sp. KBS0703 includes the following:
- a CDS encoding DNA methyltransferase — protein sequence MPSFDSIVVGEDWISEHFFTTDSTKESFQAEVVKLRKNWDEAAKEGHSTTMTRFAEVRGRLQILLAGLSEDSAGASEAYALVRGALGFTGPTAAVTFERSGTETLVPGVWATENSEVLFIEAAPADALEDVLSMVLPLGRVLVDGKEPSPALTVAKAVSEAYLSDKAPKFVVIMAGRWLVLTEQERWAEGRYLAADALLVADRNDTKKNSETDRFLAIFGRDSLMPTPDGSIWWDGVLDASVKHTVGVSQDLREGIRRSIEIIANDVLDRRRAAGLGVENVDGQVLARQSLRFLYRILFLLYAEASPEMGVLPVGAGEYNEGYGLDRLRELTLVNIQSPESRRGTHIYESLAQLFHLVDNGHAPAGTSPSDEASGENEGLAFQPLKADLFHDAATSLISDTKLSNAELQRVLQHLLLSKEAKGKDRGFISYAELGINQLGAVYEGLMSYTGFIAAEPLHEVAKDGNPDKGSWVVPVDRSESIDAKHFVVEEDERTGERRPVLHAAGSFVFRLAGRERQQSASYYTPEVLTKFVVSQALEELLDQNAQKTAADDILDLTVCEPALGSGAFALEAVRQLADEYLKRKQDELDVRIPADEYPQELQKVKAQIALHQVHGVDLNSTAVELAEVSLWLDTMVKDLQAPWFGLRLRRGNSLIGARRATYSRQSVNDKSWLKSAPQDAPLTGLVEAMTAETDDPNVVGRIHHFLLPADGWGAAADAKEVKDLAGEAQQELKAWRNKSKSKPNKTQVDRMVNLGRRVESLWKLTLRRLQVAESEARRDINYFGKQPSVVEPGAAGTKVQAVTREQIEETLNDLNGAYQRLRRVMDAWNALWFWPLTERATGGATPPTLDEWLAALEAILGLHGKESKMTGQQTFGAASTWDELNDAERADLEFALVSDIEVAKKQHPWLQVCEGIAADQGFFHWELDFASVFGRDGFDLQVGNPPWVRPDWDENAVYAEFDPWWQLNDKQTQSQKAEKQRLAKADLAQVEFMCSQAVGIVAVRELLTSPASYPILAGLRPDLYRSFMERTWASVAKTGVVALLHPESHFTEKKAAHLRAETYRRLRRHWQFINELSLFEIDHHVTYGVHVYGARGESPRFKMAASIYHPDTISRSEVHDGSGEVPGLKDGDGKWDTRPHLERIINVDESVLSVWADILDEPGTPAVQARMVYPVNRASSRVLERLSKAPRVRELGLQYSSGWNETTDRKNGYFEVGSAVPGSWNDVILQGPHFTVANPFAKQPNPTMKNNLDWTELDLEALPGNFIPRTSYQRVGDGPLYNSSFGSWVSADGRPIQQRSQYRMVWRRMAAVTGARTLHPSVIPPGAAHVDNVYAAGVVVADDARTLVAVAGLSSSLIADFLMKVVGASKISGDDIGRLPIQIKSPFINSIVENFLRLISLTAAFTSLCEEAGNAGAAKSVVRKAASRRLVQVELDVLAALSLGVPVDELCTIYRTQFPVLRGYEQIDLYDANGRKVPGDMNRLYRKVGESLTPEERTWTHPQSGIQYVFEFPFRSFDREEDMRKAYAHFASMLEEKS from the coding sequence ATGCCGTCCTTTGATTCAATCGTTGTAGGCGAAGACTGGATTAGTGAACACTTTTTCACCACGGACTCCACCAAAGAATCCTTCCAGGCCGAGGTGGTCAAACTCCGCAAGAACTGGGACGAGGCAGCCAAGGAGGGGCACTCCACCACAATGACCCGCTTCGCCGAGGTGCGTGGGCGCCTTCAGATCCTGCTCGCCGGGCTCTCGGAAGACTCGGCGGGTGCGTCTGAGGCCTACGCACTCGTGCGCGGCGCCCTCGGCTTTACGGGCCCGACGGCGGCCGTCACCTTCGAACGCAGCGGCACCGAAACGCTCGTACCCGGCGTGTGGGCAACGGAGAACTCCGAGGTCCTGTTCATCGAGGCCGCCCCGGCGGACGCGCTGGAAGACGTGCTGTCCATGGTGCTTCCGCTCGGGCGGGTTCTGGTGGACGGCAAAGAGCCGTCCCCGGCGCTGACTGTGGCGAAGGCCGTGTCTGAGGCCTACCTTTCGGACAAGGCCCCGAAGTTTGTCGTTATCATGGCCGGCCGGTGGCTGGTGCTGACCGAACAGGAACGCTGGGCCGAGGGCCGCTACTTGGCCGCGGATGCGCTCCTGGTTGCGGACCGCAACGACACCAAGAAGAACTCCGAGACGGACCGGTTTCTGGCGATCTTCGGCCGTGACTCCCTCATGCCGACGCCGGACGGCTCCATCTGGTGGGACGGCGTTCTCGACGCCTCCGTCAAACACACCGTGGGCGTCTCCCAGGACCTTCGCGAGGGCATCCGGCGCTCCATCGAAATCATCGCCAACGATGTCCTGGACCGCCGCCGTGCAGCAGGTCTGGGCGTCGAGAACGTGGACGGTCAGGTCCTGGCCCGCCAGTCTTTGCGGTTCCTCTACCGGATACTCTTCCTCCTTTACGCTGAGGCCTCCCCGGAGATGGGCGTCCTTCCGGTTGGTGCCGGCGAATACAACGAGGGCTACGGCTTGGACCGGCTGCGGGAACTGACCCTGGTCAACATCCAGTCCCCGGAGTCCCGGCGCGGCACCCACATCTACGAATCCCTCGCGCAGCTGTTTCACCTGGTGGACAACGGCCACGCTCCCGCAGGGACCAGCCCCTCCGACGAGGCCTCCGGCGAGAACGAAGGCCTGGCCTTCCAACCCCTCAAGGCCGACCTCTTCCACGACGCCGCAACCTCTCTGATCAGTGATACCAAGCTCAGCAATGCCGAACTGCAGCGAGTCCTCCAGCACCTTTTGCTCAGCAAGGAAGCCAAGGGCAAAGACCGGGGTTTCATTTCCTACGCGGAGCTGGGCATCAACCAGCTCGGGGCCGTCTACGAGGGGCTGATGTCCTACACGGGGTTCATCGCCGCGGAGCCCCTGCACGAGGTGGCCAAAGACGGGAACCCGGACAAGGGATCCTGGGTGGTCCCGGTGGACCGGTCCGAGTCCATTGACGCCAAGCACTTCGTAGTCGAAGAAGACGAACGGACGGGGGAGCGGCGCCCCGTGCTGCACGCTGCGGGTTCCTTCGTTTTCCGGCTCGCCGGCCGCGAACGCCAACAGTCCGCTTCCTATTACACGCCCGAGGTGCTGACGAAATTCGTTGTATCCCAGGCGCTCGAAGAGCTGTTGGACCAGAATGCGCAGAAGACCGCGGCCGACGACATCCTGGACCTTACGGTCTGCGAGCCGGCCCTGGGGTCCGGTGCGTTCGCCTTGGAAGCTGTCCGCCAGCTCGCGGACGAGTACCTGAAGCGCAAGCAGGATGAGCTGGACGTCCGGATCCCCGCGGACGAATACCCGCAGGAACTCCAGAAGGTCAAGGCCCAGATCGCTCTGCATCAGGTCCACGGCGTGGACCTGAACTCGACGGCGGTGGAACTCGCCGAAGTCTCCCTCTGGCTCGACACCATGGTGAAGGACCTGCAGGCCCCCTGGTTCGGGCTTCGCCTGCGCCGCGGCAACTCCCTGATCGGCGCCCGCCGGGCCACCTACTCACGGCAATCAGTGAATGACAAGTCGTGGCTGAAGAGCGCCCCGCAGGACGCGCCCTTGACCGGGCTCGTCGAGGCCATGACTGCCGAGACGGACGATCCCAATGTGGTGGGCCGCATCCACCATTTCCTGCTCCCTGCCGACGGCTGGGGGGCGGCGGCCGACGCCAAGGAAGTCAAGGATCTGGCGGGGGAAGCCCAGCAGGAGCTCAAGGCCTGGCGCAACAAGAGCAAGTCCAAACCCAACAAGACCCAGGTCGACCGCATGGTGAACCTTGGCCGCCGCGTCGAATCCCTGTGGAAGCTCACTCTGCGCCGGCTCCAGGTCGCCGAATCGGAGGCCCGGCGGGACATCAACTACTTCGGCAAGCAGCCCTCGGTTGTTGAACCTGGCGCTGCCGGCACGAAGGTTCAGGCCGTCACCCGCGAGCAGATTGAGGAAACTCTTAACGACCTGAACGGCGCCTACCAGCGTCTCCGCCGGGTCATGGATGCCTGGAACGCGCTGTGGTTCTGGCCCCTGACTGAGCGCGCCACCGGCGGGGCAACACCTCCGACACTGGACGAATGGCTCGCAGCGCTGGAGGCGATTCTTGGCCTGCACGGCAAAGAGTCGAAGATGACGGGGCAGCAGACTTTTGGTGCTGCGTCGACCTGGGACGAACTGAACGACGCCGAACGGGCGGACCTTGAGTTTGCCCTGGTGTCCGACATCGAGGTCGCTAAGAAGCAACATCCCTGGCTGCAGGTGTGCGAGGGCATCGCGGCCGACCAGGGGTTCTTCCATTGGGAACTCGATTTCGCCTCCGTCTTTGGACGCGATGGATTTGATCTACAGGTGGGTAACCCGCCTTGGGTGCGGCCAGACTGGGACGAAAACGCTGTATATGCGGAGTTTGATCCGTGGTGGCAGCTGAACGACAAGCAGACGCAATCGCAGAAGGCCGAAAAGCAGCGCCTGGCCAAGGCGGATCTCGCTCAGGTTGAGTTCATGTGTTCACAAGCTGTCGGGATTGTGGCGGTTCGTGAGCTTCTGACGTCGCCCGCGTCCTACCCGATCTTGGCTGGCCTTCGTCCGGACCTCTATCGGTCTTTCATGGAGAGGACGTGGGCCTCCGTTGCGAAGACCGGCGTTGTTGCTCTACTTCATCCCGAATCTCATTTCACGGAAAAGAAAGCCGCACACCTTAGGGCTGAAACCTACCGGCGTCTCCGCCGACATTGGCAGTTCATCAACGAACTGTCGCTTTTCGAAATCGACCACCATGTGACCTACGGTGTGCACGTCTATGGTGCGCGTGGCGAGTCTCCACGGTTCAAAATGGCGGCCTCGATCTACCATCCGGACACCATTTCACGCTCTGAGGTTCACGACGGATCCGGGGAAGTTCCGGGTCTCAAAGACGGTGACGGCAAATGGGATACCCGCCCTCACTTGGAACGCATCATCAATGTGGACGAATCCGTTCTGAGTGTCTGGGCTGACATCCTTGACGAGCCGGGAACGCCTGCAGTCCAGGCCCGCATGGTGTACCCCGTCAATCGGGCAAGCTCGCGGGTACTGGAAAGGCTGAGCAAAGCGCCACGGGTGCGTGAGCTGGGGCTGCAGTATTCATCCGGTTGGAACGAGACGACAGACCGGAAAAACGGATACTTCGAGGTTGGATCTGCTGTCCCGGGCTCATGGAACGACGTCATCCTACAAGGCCCGCACTTCACAGTGGCGAATCCTTTTGCCAAGCAGCCCAACCCAACCATGAAGAACAACCTTGACTGGACGGAGCTGGACCTCGAGGCTCTTCCGGGCAACTTCATCCCGCGCACCAGCTATCAACGCGTCGGCGACGGGCCGTTATATAACTCTAGTTTCGGGTCATGGGTGTCAGCCGACGGACGGCCGATTCAGCAACGGAGCCAGTACCGCATGGTCTGGCGAAGGATGGCCGCCGTCACGGGCGCCCGAACACTCCATCCTTCGGTTATCCCCCCGGGCGCTGCGCACGTTGATAACGTCTACGCGGCTGGCGTAGTTGTAGCGGATGACGCTCGAACGCTAGTGGCCGTAGCTGGTCTTTCGTCCTCGTTGATTGCTGACTTCCTGATGAAAGTCGTCGGTGCTTCCAAAATCTCCGGTGATGACATCGGCCGGCTCCCAATACAAATTAAGTCGCCATTTATCAACTCCATTGTGGAGAACTTTCTTAGGCTTATCTCTCTTACAGCAGCCTTCACTTCATTGTGTGAAGAGGCAGGAAACGCAGGGGCGGCCAAATCCGTCGTACGCAAAGCAGCCAGTCGTCGGTTAGTTCAAGTCGAGCTGGATGTACTCGCCGCTCTTTCTTTGGGGGTGCCCGTCGATGAACTCTGCACCATCTATCGAACTCAGTTCCCCGTTCTTCGAGGCTACGAGCAGATTGACCTCTACGACGCCAACGGCCGCAAGGTTCCGGGTGACATGAACCGGCTTTATCGTAAGGTCGGCGAGAGCCTGACTCCCGAGGAACGAACCTGGACGCACCCGCAGAGCGGTATCCAGTACGTCTTCGAGTTCCCTTTCCGAAGCTTTGATCGCGAGGAAGACATGCGGAAGGCTTACGCGCACTTCGCAAGCATGCTGGAGGAAAAGTCCTGA
- a CDS encoding DEAD/DEAH box helicase: protein MSELLPTTQAGDLRRGLSDYLATTFALTDGNAQSAIKDFLADPDQGLFKGAYVRLRLPFETAEPGWRDCLDWYEGFEPYGHQAKAFQRLSSKGVAGAHRRPEPTLVTTGTGSGKTEAFLYPILDHVLRAKRDGITGIKALILYPMNALANDQAKRLAELLTTHPELSGVTAGIYTGQKDTNRTRVGPDGLINDRDVFHQDPPDILLTNYKMLDMLLLRHTDAPLWQKSATSLQYVVLDEFHTYDGAQGTDVAMLLRRLGLTLKSYWPDDLTDHPHGLSEQDRARPLGRATPVATSATLGSKGDPEAMLSFAETVFGEVFRPESVITEARMSGSAWSQGGHDADLHSLDAIAEDLSPSLEHIYQAPGTDRWWTEPESGIDVEVETTLADAIADTLFRTPPANLVLSLRRHPLTLEVLKHATAAVSLRDLSNRIFSRRTMLWGANLDDAEEYLSLFIALLSHVRATAGRSELTVETHLWIREMSRVDAAVDTSPRFRWSDDGVDQSHDMFLPALYCRHCGRSGWGAVLAPTGLDLELDDSKIREARVTNNPRFRTLVSAAAEADIIEFHQDGSEQVQGLHWLHTVNRGLSTMPPKADSADLAEGRIIPVLMLTGQDADDQSKKDVCPSCLAKDGIAFMGSAIATMLSVSISNLFGAEGLNDEEKKALVFTDSVQDAAHRAGYVQSRSHTMTLRTALRRAVGEQPATLSELVDAAIARADTPGARYQLIAPEFVDRQSFRPFWDPKASPAERVRARRFAKRRLQFDALLELGLQSRTGRTLELTGSLAVETDAGNPTRVLSVARKAYDSALHQTMVGETPPTQQQLLQWIRGTVERVRLQGGVHHEWLKGYIATDGKRWQIWGGRPKGEGMPAFPSGRPAPAFPRIGSAAAATDNLDGVTSSASWYSRWTARCLGVAPADSGYLAKALIIALADDGTLGSSKTNSGADVYWLDAEKIVLSVPDADDLAAGRHTVQCKVCQAITPGSLTVVDQLVGAPCTLVRCSGTLQRHAADARNFYRDLYSSRESKRVVAREHTSLLDDATRILYETQFKSGADNPQAPNVLVATPTLEMGIDIGDLSCVMLASLPTSVASYLQRVGRAGRLTGNSLVLAFVRGRGEHLPKLHEPLSVINGEVRPPATYLDAEEILGRQYVAHVADRFARVAGRPHPVDAIQALGSVAPGSFIGDLIEDATANATAYLTEFLDQFGERISADSAARLTAWASRHDDGEPSGLARHLIRAAREWKADVDELDTRRKEIGNALPELEEAAALAERLDDKTSDAHQALRTAKATLKMIRDQLKQLRGQYWISVLEAYGVLPNYTLLDDSVSLDVGLSWKDADTQEFVTDTVTYNRGASVALSEFAPGATFYAQGMEILIDAVDLGPQQSHIQKWQVCPQCGWIKTDLGAAAAVQNCLRCGTSAIADMGQMMDVVVMKKVSAEVRRDEAAINDRRDNRVRERFTIVAAADIDPQHLQKRWFVEGYDFGAEYFNRVDIRWLNTGRTASNGGVRTIAGDDVRTPMFRLCSYCGQLDQSAKENMPTEHRFWCKYRKAAQESVKEVVLARELNTQGVVLHLPLDVTYGDDFSVPSLQAAMLLGLQKVLGGAPDHLGVLRINDPAYGGDRIALMLHDKVPGGTGYLAEFANAERVWELLHAAWQTVRDCSCRFEERLACHHCLLPFADPWTVDKVARASAERLLGLLLRSGEAATDGGLPPSFSDWTVTEEAPDAETSIESLLEKRFRKAWMDRLKAVGAHTKVTPGALADTITFRIPGQQFQWQLIPQVDVAGTRPDFLLKGPPDPNFPVLAIYTDGFTFHASPEHNRIADDATKRDKLRHSSELSGAAVPWAVTWQDVEAFEAGRDAAATLPSWANAKLNAQLMANYPVNAAIMDMLGRDAMTMLWEWVNRPDPEAWANFSELVPLMLMAQRPEPGDADAMYAHAAALSQGLARSLPAGTVSAWTYSSGSLGFAAAGSPKSLSTIAVGLCLDDRTEAVGSPVHEASWREWLRLSNLLAFKPIGLTIGSVMSPVSAGGSVEEEAVRLEMSDGLSPAWNELLEQATEFEKTLLLAIANADISVLPELGFEVDGLPVSIAWPDYRIAVVMDGDDGRAELQAAGWATVGTDVDEICELLKVKGA from the coding sequence ATGTCTGAGCTTCTGCCCACCACCCAGGCCGGGGATCTTCGCCGCGGACTTTCCGACTACCTCGCCACCACGTTCGCGCTCACGGACGGGAACGCGCAGTCCGCCATCAAGGACTTCCTGGCAGATCCGGATCAGGGTCTTTTCAAAGGCGCCTACGTCCGGCTGCGGCTTCCCTTCGAAACCGCCGAGCCTGGATGGCGTGACTGCCTCGACTGGTACGAGGGCTTCGAACCCTACGGCCACCAGGCGAAGGCTTTCCAGCGGCTCAGCAGTAAGGGGGTCGCAGGCGCACACCGTCGCCCCGAGCCGACCCTGGTTACCACCGGCACAGGATCCGGTAAGACGGAAGCTTTTCTCTACCCGATCCTGGACCATGTGCTGCGCGCCAAACGGGACGGCATCACAGGCATCAAGGCGCTCATCCTCTACCCCATGAACGCCCTCGCCAACGACCAAGCCAAACGCTTGGCCGAGCTGCTAACAACTCATCCAGAGCTCTCCGGGGTCACCGCTGGCATCTACACGGGCCAAAAGGACACAAACCGCACCAGGGTCGGACCGGACGGTTTGATAAACGACCGCGATGTGTTCCACCAGGACCCGCCGGACATTCTGTTGACCAACTACAAAATGCTGGACATGCTCCTGCTCCGGCACACGGACGCACCGCTCTGGCAGAAGTCGGCAACCAGCCTGCAATACGTGGTCCTCGACGAATTTCACACCTACGACGGTGCCCAGGGCACCGACGTCGCCATGCTGCTGCGCCGGCTCGGATTGACGCTCAAGAGTTATTGGCCGGATGACCTGACGGATCATCCACACGGGCTGAGCGAGCAAGACCGCGCTCGGCCGCTCGGCCGGGCCACACCCGTTGCCACGTCCGCAACCCTGGGCAGCAAAGGTGACCCGGAAGCTATGCTCAGCTTCGCAGAGACCGTCTTCGGCGAAGTCTTCCGGCCCGAGTCCGTAATCACGGAAGCGCGTATGTCCGGTTCAGCTTGGAGTCAGGGCGGACATGACGCTGATCTTCATTCCCTCGATGCGATCGCAGAGGACTTGTCCCCTTCTCTAGAACATATCTACCAGGCGCCCGGTACCGATCGTTGGTGGACTGAGCCAGAAAGCGGCATTGATGTTGAGGTGGAGACGACGCTGGCCGACGCTATCGCCGACACACTTTTTCGAACTCCGCCGGCAAATCTGGTACTGAGCCTTCGGCGTCATCCGCTGACACTGGAGGTCCTCAAGCATGCCACTGCGGCGGTATCCCTTCGAGACCTTTCTAACCGCATCTTTTCCCGCCGAACCATGCTTTGGGGAGCAAACCTGGACGATGCTGAAGAGTACCTTTCACTCTTTATCGCCTTACTAAGTCATGTTCGCGCGACTGCGGGCCGTTCTGAGCTGACCGTGGAAACGCACCTGTGGATCCGCGAGATGTCCCGCGTGGACGCTGCCGTCGACACCTCACCGCGCTTCCGCTGGTCCGACGACGGCGTGGACCAGTCCCACGACATGTTCCTGCCGGCACTCTACTGCCGGCACTGTGGCCGCTCGGGCTGGGGCGCCGTCCTGGCCCCCACCGGCCTGGACCTGGAGCTGGACGATTCCAAGATCCGTGAAGCACGCGTCACGAACAACCCGCGCTTCCGGACCCTCGTCTCCGCCGCCGCCGAGGCGGACATCATCGAATTCCACCAGGACGGCTCGGAGCAAGTGCAGGGCCTGCACTGGCTCCACACCGTCAACCGTGGCCTCTCCACCATGCCGCCGAAGGCGGACAGCGCCGACCTTGCCGAAGGGCGGATCATTCCCGTCCTGATGCTCACCGGCCAGGACGCGGACGACCAATCCAAGAAAGACGTCTGCCCGTCATGCCTGGCCAAGGACGGCATCGCGTTCATGGGCAGTGCCATCGCCACCATGCTCTCCGTGAGTATCTCCAACCTGTTCGGCGCCGAGGGCCTGAACGATGAGGAAAAGAAAGCCCTCGTCTTCACCGACAGCGTCCAGGACGCCGCGCACAGGGCCGGGTACGTGCAGTCCCGTTCCCACACCATGACGCTCCGCACCGCCCTGCGGCGAGCCGTCGGCGAGCAGCCAGCCACGCTCTCGGAACTCGTGGACGCCGCGATTGCCCGCGCGGACACACCGGGGGCGCGGTACCAGCTGATCGCACCTGAATTCGTGGACCGGCAAAGCTTCCGGCCGTTCTGGGACCCGAAGGCCTCCCCGGCGGAACGCGTGCGGGCCCGGCGTTTCGCCAAACGCAGGCTGCAGTTCGACGCCCTCTTGGAGCTCGGGCTGCAGTCACGGACCGGCCGGACACTGGAACTCACCGGGTCTCTGGCCGTCGAAACCGACGCCGGCAACCCCACCCGCGTGCTCTCTGTGGCCCGGAAAGCCTACGACTCGGCCCTCCACCAGACCATGGTCGGGGAGACCCCGCCCACGCAGCAGCAGCTGCTGCAGTGGATCCGCGGCACCGTGGAAAGGGTCCGCCTCCAGGGCGGCGTCCACCACGAATGGCTCAAAGGCTACATCGCGACCGACGGCAAACGCTGGCAGATCTGGGGCGGGCGACCCAAGGGCGAAGGCATGCCCGCGTTCCCCTCCGGCCGGCCAGCCCCGGCCTTCCCCCGGATCGGCAGTGCCGCCGCAGCGACCGACAACCTGGACGGCGTCACCTCCTCGGCCTCCTGGTACTCACGCTGGACAGCCCGCTGCCTCGGCGTCGCCCCCGCAGACAGCGGCTACCTCGCCAAGGCACTTATCATCGCACTCGCCGACGACGGAACCCTCGGCAGCTCGAAGACGAACTCCGGCGCCGATGTCTACTGGCTCGACGCGGAGAAAATCGTGCTCTCCGTCCCGGACGCCGATGACCTGGCCGCAGGACGCCACACCGTCCAGTGCAAGGTCTGCCAGGCCATCACCCCGGGCAGCCTGACCGTCGTCGACCAGCTGGTTGGGGCCCCCTGCACCCTGGTCCGCTGCAGCGGCACCCTGCAGCGGCACGCCGCCGACGCACGCAACTTCTACCGCGATCTGTACTCCTCACGCGAAAGCAAGCGTGTCGTGGCCCGGGAACACACCTCGCTGCTCGACGACGCGACAAGGATCCTCTACGAAACGCAGTTCAAGTCCGGCGCCGACAACCCGCAGGCTCCCAATGTCCTGGTCGCGACCCCCACGCTGGAGATGGGCATCGACATCGGGGACCTGTCCTGCGTGATGCTTGCCTCGCTGCCGACGTCTGTGGCCTCCTACCTGCAACGGGTAGGGCGCGCCGGCCGCCTGACCGGCAACTCACTGGTTCTTGCCTTCGTGCGGGGACGAGGCGAGCACCTGCCCAAACTCCACGAACCGCTCTCCGTCATCAACGGCGAGGTCCGGCCGCCCGCAACGTATCTCGATGCCGAAGAAATCCTGGGACGCCAGTATGTAGCCCACGTCGCAGACCGCTTCGCCCGGGTTGCGGGCCGGCCGCACCCGGTTGACGCCATCCAGGCCCTCGGGAGCGTCGCGCCCGGATCATTCATCGGCGACCTCATCGAGGACGCCACGGCGAACGCTACCGCGTATCTCACCGAGTTCCTGGACCAGTTCGGCGAGCGGATTTCCGCGGACAGTGCCGCACGCCTGACAGCGTGGGCGTCGCGGCACGACGACGGCGAGCCCAGCGGCCTCGCCCGTCACCTAATCCGGGCGGCACGGGAGTGGAAGGCCGACGTCGACGAACTGGACACTCGCCGCAAGGAAATCGGCAACGCCCTGCCCGAGCTGGAGGAGGCCGCCGCCCTGGCGGAGCGTCTGGACGACAAAACCTCCGACGCGCATCAGGCCCTCCGGACCGCCAAAGCTACCCTCAAAATGATCCGCGACCAGCTCAAACAGCTCCGGGGCCAGTACTGGATTTCGGTCCTGGAGGCCTACGGCGTGCTGCCCAACTACACGCTTCTGGACGACTCGGTGAGCCTGGACGTGGGGCTGTCCTGGAAGGACGCAGACACACAGGAATTCGTAACCGACACAGTGACGTACAACCGAGGCGCCTCGGTGGCCCTGAGCGAATTCGCGCCCGGCGCTACGTTCTACGCGCAGGGCATGGAAATCCTGATCGACGCCGTGGACCTGGGCCCCCAGCAAAGCCACATCCAAAAATGGCAGGTCTGCCCGCAGTGCGGCTGGATCAAGACGGACCTCGGCGCCGCCGCGGCGGTGCAGAATTGTCTGCGCTGCGGCACTTCAGCCATCGCGGACATGGGCCAGATGATGGACGTCGTGGTCATGAAAAAGGTCTCCGCCGAGGTCCGCCGTGACGAGGCCGCGATCAACGACCGCCGGGACAACCGCGTTCGGGAACGCTTCACGATAGTCGCCGCGGCGGACATCGACCCGCAGCACCTGCAGAAGCGCTGGTTTGTGGAGGGCTACGACTTCGGCGCCGAATATTTCAACCGGGTGGACATCCGCTGGCTCAACACCGGGCGGACGGCCTCCAACGGCGGGGTGCGGACCATCGCCGGCGACGACGTCCGGACGCCCATGTTCCGTCTGTGCTCCTACTGCGGCCAGCTGGACCAGTCCGCCAAGGAGAATATGCCCACCGAGCACCGGTTCTGGTGCAAGTACCGCAAGGCAGCCCAGGAGAGCGTTAAGGAAGTGGTGCTTGCCCGTGAACTGAACACCCAGGGCGTGGTGCTGCATCTGCCCCTAGACGTGACCTACGGCGACGACTTCTCGGTCCCCAGCCTCCAGGCCGCCATGCTGCTGGGTCTCCAGAAAGTCCTGGGTGGGGCCCCGGACCACCTTGGGGTGCTGCGGATCAACGATCCGGCTTACGGCGGGGACCGGATTGCCCTGATGCTGCACGACAAAGTCCCTGGCGGAACCGGCTACCTGGCCGAGTTCGCCAACGCCGAACGGGTGTGGGAACTGCTGCACGCCGCGTGGCAGACCGTGCGGGACTGCAGCTGCCGTTTCGAGGAGCGGCTGGCGTGCCATCACTGTCTGCTTCCCTTTGCCGATCCGTGGACGGTGGACAAGGTGGCCCGGGCCAGCGCCGAACGCCTGCTCGGGTTGCTGCTGCGCTCCGGCGAGGCGGCCACGGACGGCGGCCTCCCGCCGTCGTTCTCCGACTGGACCGTCACCGAAGAGGCGCCCGACGCCGAGACCTCGATCGAATCGCTACTGGAAAAGCGCTTCCGGAAGGCCTGGATGGATCGGCTGAAGGCGGTGGGTGCACACACGAAGGTGACCCCCGGTGCGCTGGCGGACACCATAACCTTCCGGATCCCCGGGCAGCAGTTCCAATGGCAGCTCATCCCGCAGGTGGATGTCGCCGGAACCCGCCCCGACTTCTTGCTGAAGGGACCGCCGGACCCGAACTTCCCCGTGCTGGCGATCTACACAGATGGCTTCACTTTTCACGCGTCCCCGGAACACAACAGAATCGCGGACGACGCCACCAAACGCGACAAGCTCCGGCACAGCTCGGAGCTATCCGGGGCCGCAGTGCCGTGGGCCGTGACGTGGCAGGACGTGGAAGCGTTTGAAGCTGGCCGCGACGCCGCTGCTACGCTGCCTTCCTGGGCCAATGCCAAGCTCAACGCCCAGCTCATGGCCAACTACCCGGTGAACGCCGCGATCATGGACATGCTGGGTCGCGACGCCATGACAATGCTCTGGGAATGGGTCAACCGGCCTGATCCCGAGGCCTGGGCGAACTTCTCGGAGCTGGTGCCGCTCATGCTAATGGCCCAGCGGCCCGAGCCCGGCGACGCCGACGCGATGTACGCGCACGCGGCGGCACTGTCCCAAGGCCTGGCGCGATCTTTGCCCGCTGGCACGGTCTCGGCCTGGACGTACAGTTCGGGGAGCCTGGGGTTCGCGGCGGCCGGGTCGCCCAAGAGCCTGTCCACCATCGCCGTCGGGCTGTGCCTGGATGACCGGACAGAAGCGGTCGGCTCGCCTGTGCACGAGGCGTCCTGGCGCGAGTGGCTGCGGCTCTCCAACCTCCTGGCGTTCAAACCGATCGGTCTGACGATTGGATCGGTGATGTCTCCGGTCAGCGCTGGCGGTTCAGTTGAGGAGGAGGCCGTGCGGCTGGAGATGTCAGACGGCCTCAGCCCTGCCTGGAACGAGCTGCTGGAGCAGGCAACCGAGTTCGAAAAAACACTCCTGCTGGCTATCGCCAACGCGGACATCTCTGTCCTGCCCGAACTCGGGTTCGAGGTGGACGGCCTGCCGGTCTCGATAGCCTGGCCGGACTATCGGATCGCCGTCGTGATGGACGGCGACGACGGGCGCGCTGAACTTCAGGCCGCCGGCTGGGCCACCGTGGGAACAGACGTTGACGAAATTTGCGAACTGCTGAAAGTGAAGGGAGCTTGA